A genome region from Anolis carolinensis isolate JA03-04 chromosome 6, rAnoCar3.1.pri, whole genome shotgun sequence includes the following:
- the ccdc12 gene encoding coiled-coil domain-containing protein 12, whose product MERSMSPRSASAPRLTVLPRACAVASDKMAAPPGALQEEALRRKERLKALRERTGAAARQNKEDGAPEAKQFRNDNEEEEAPKHKELKLRNYTPEDEELKGRIVPPAKPASVEDKVKDQLEAAKPEPIIEEVDLANLAPRKPDWDLKRDVAKKLEKLEKRTQRAIAELIRERLRGQEENLASAVDSAKQEESDSD is encoded by the exons ATGGAACGATCGATGTCTCCGCGCTCCGCTAGCGCTCCCCGCCTGACTGTTCTGCCTCGCGCCTGCGCAGTGGCGTCCGACAAGATGGCGGCTCCGCCGGGAGCGCTGCAGGAAGAGGCTCTGAGGCGGAAGGAGCGGCTGAAGGCCCTGAGGGAGCGGACCGGGGCGGCGGCGAGGCAG AATAAAGAGGATGGTGCACCTGAGGCCAAGCAGTTCAGAAACGACAACGAAGAGGAAGAGGCACCAAAACACAA GGAACTGAAGTTGCGGAATTATACTCCAGAAGATGAAGAACTTAAGGGACGGATAGTGCCTCCGGCCAAGCCGGCCTCAG TGGAAGACAAGGTGAAGGACCAGCTGGAAGCGGCCAAGCCTGAACCCATCATTGAAGAAGTG GATTTGGCAAACCTTGCACCTAGAAAACCTGATTG GGATTTGAAGCGAGATGTAGCCAAAAAGCTGGAGAAACTAGAGAAGCGGACACAGAGGGCGATCGCCGAGCTAATAC GAGAAAGGCTAAGAGGGCAGGAGGAGAACCTGGCATCGGCGGTGGACTCTGCGAAACAAGAGGAGAGCGATTCGGACTGA